DNA from Nitrospirota bacterium:
CCTTCTCGAAACTTGAATGCTGAGGCGAGAGAAAAAAGGACGGGATATTACTGAGGTCCTGTATGTAGGGGTTTTCTACTATATAATGCTGGTCATCAAAATGAAAGGAGTTATGGAATGAGTTTGCGTAGACAGCGGTAGATATTACAGCGATAAGGAGGAATATCTTCCATTTCACTTTATTATTATCCTGATTTGCGCGCCTTCAAAGTAAGACCAATGCCGTAGGGTATCCATCTGAAGAAGGAGTCCATTCTGAATATGATTCTTAGAACTCCTGTCGTGAGCTTATGTTTCCCCGCATCAGGAGGACTTTCAGTATCAGCCTTTCTGCTGCCCCGAATCTTCTTCTTTATATACGGAAGATATATAAACCTGTGATAAAAGAATGTAAGTGGAAATCCCCAGAACCTGACATACTCTACTGCAAAGCCCTGTTTTTCAAACAAACTGACAATATCATCCCTTGTATATCTCCTCAGATGACCTGCCCATTCATCTGAAATATCCCATAGTGACGGCATTGCAGGGATAGATACTGCACAAACCCCCCCCTTTTTTAACACCCGGTAGAATTCCTGAACGGCCTTATCATCATCCGTAACATGCTCTAATACATCACCGGAGACAACCAGATCAAACATCTCATCGGGGAAGGGGATACTCGTTACACTTCCATATTTAATCTGTTTAACATTTAAGAGATGCGGTCTGCCGGACCTTCCATTAAGAAAATCAACATACTCTTTTGAATGCTCTATCCCGTATACATGACAACCATATCCGGATAGTTTCTTAAGAAGACTCCCACTCCCGCATCCGGCATCCAGGACGGAATTCCCCTCCTGCAATTTCTCTTTTACAAGCCAGAGGAGCAGGGATTCCCTGTATTCATGACGGGGTCCCCCAATCTCGCCGCTCCCCCACCTTATAGAGGGAAGCTTACCACTCGACCTCGCCGTATGCCTTCCTGTAATATTTCTTGAATTCTTCAGACTTGATCTTCCTCCACCACCACTCGTTATCTGTATACCATTTTACGGTGGCCT
Protein-coding regions in this window:
- a CDS encoding class I SAM-dependent methyltransferase, with translation MQEGNSVLDAGCGSGSLLKKLSGYGCHVYGIEHSKEYVDFLNGRSGRPHLLNVKQIKYGSVTSIPFPDEMFDLVVSGDVLEHVTDDDKAVQEFYRVLKKGGVCAVSIPAMPSLWDISDEWAGHLRRYTRDDIVSLFEKQGFAVEYVRFWGFPLTFFYHRFIYLPYIKKKIRGSRKADTESPPDAGKHKLTTGVLRIIFRMDSFFRWIPYGIGLTLKARKSG